A single genomic interval of Rhinopithecus roxellana isolate Shanxi Qingling chromosome 11, ASM756505v1, whole genome shotgun sequence harbors:
- the ZDHHC6 gene encoding palmitoyltransferase ZDHHC6 isoform X1 gives MGTFCSVIKFENLQELKRLCHWGPIIALGVIAICSTMAMIDSVLWYWPLHTTGGSVNFIMLINWTVMILYNYFNAMFVGPGFVPLRWKPEISQDTMYLQYCKVCQAYKAPRSHHCRKCNRCVMKMDHHCPWINNCCGYQNHASFTLFLLLAPLGCIHAAFIFVMTMYTQLYNRLSFGWNTVKIDMSAARRDPLPIVPFGLAAFATTLFALGLALGTTIAVGMLFFIQMKIILRNKTSIESWIEEKAKDRIQYYQLDEVFVFPYDMGSRWRNFKQVFTWSGVPEGDGLEWPVREGCHPYSLTIEQLKQKADKRVRSVRYKVIEDYSGACCPLNKGIKTFFTSPCTEEPRIRLQKGEFILATRGLRYWLYGDKILDDSFIEGVSRIRGWFPRKCVEKCPCDAETDQAPEGEKKNR, from the exons ATGGGTACATTCTGTTCAGTTATCAAGTTTGAAAATCTCCAAGAATTAAAGAGGCTGTGTCACTGGGGTCCCATCATAGCCCTCGGTGTTATAGCAATATGTTCTACAATGGCCATGATTGACTCTGTGTTGTGGTATTGGCCCTTACATACAACTGGAGGAAGTGtgaatttcatcatgttgataAATTGGACTGTCATGATTCTTTATAATTACTTCAATGCCATGTTTGTCGGTCCGGGCTTTGTCCCTCTGAGGTGGAAACCG GAAATTTCTCAGGATACCATGTATCTCCAGTATTGTAAAGTCTGCCAAGCATACAAGGCACCACGTTCACATCACTGCAGAAAGTGTAACAG ATGTGTGATGAAGATGGACCATCACTGTCCTTGGATCAACAACTGTTGTGGTTACCAAAATCATGCTTCGTTCACACTGTTTCTCCTTTTAGCACCACTGGGTTGTATCCATGCTGCTTTCATTTTTGTGATGACTATGTACACACAGCTTTATAATCGg CTCTCCTTTGGGTGGAACACCGTGAAGATTGACATGAGTGCAGCCCGGAGAGATCCTCTTCCAATTGTTCCATTTGGATTAGCTGCATTTGCTACCACCTTGTTTGCCTTGGGATTAGCTTTAGGAACAACCATAGCTGTTGGGATGTTGTTTTTTATCCAG ATGAAAATAATTCTCAGAAACAAAACTTCTATTGAGTCATGGATTGAAGAGAAG GCTAAAGATCGAATTCAGTATTATCAACTAGATGAAGTCTTTGTTTTTCCATATGATATGGGAAGTAGATGGAGGAACTTTAAACAGGTATTTACGTGGTCAGGGGTCCCTGAAGGAGATGGACTTGAGTGGCCAGTAAGAGAAGGCTGTCACCCATACAGCTTAACA aTAGAACAGTTGAAACAAAAAGCAGATAAGAGAGTCAGAAGT GTTCGCTATAAAGTAATAGAAGATTATAGTGGTGCCTGCTGCCCTTTGAATAAAGGAATCAAAACCTTCTTCACAAGCCCCTGCACTGAAGAACCTCGAATACGGCTACAAAAAGGGGAATTCATTTTAGCCACAAGAGGTTTACG atacTGGTTATATGGAGACAAAATCCTTGATGATTCCTTTATAGAAG GTGTTTCAAGAATAAGGGGATGGTTCCCTAGAAAATGTGTGGAAAAGTGTCCCTGTGATGCAGAAACAGATCAAGCCCCAGAAGGCGAGAAGAAAAATAGATAG
- the ZDHHC6 gene encoding palmitoyltransferase ZDHHC6 isoform X2 yields the protein MTMYTQLYNRLSFGWNTVKIDMSAARRDPLPIVPFGLAAFATTLFALGLALGTTIAVGMLFFIQMKIILRNKTSIESWIEEKAKDRIQYYQLDEVFVFPYDMGSRWRNFKQVFTWSGVPEGDGLEWPVREGCHPYSLTIEQLKQKADKRVRSVRYKVIEDYSGACCPLNKGIKTFFTSPCTEEPRIRLQKGEFILATRGLRYWLYGDKILDDSFIEGVSRIRGWFPRKCVEKCPCDAETDQAPEGEKKNR from the exons ATGACTATGTACACACAGCTTTATAATCGg CTCTCCTTTGGGTGGAACACCGTGAAGATTGACATGAGTGCAGCCCGGAGAGATCCTCTTCCAATTGTTCCATTTGGATTAGCTGCATTTGCTACCACCTTGTTTGCCTTGGGATTAGCTTTAGGAACAACCATAGCTGTTGGGATGTTGTTTTTTATCCAG ATGAAAATAATTCTCAGAAACAAAACTTCTATTGAGTCATGGATTGAAGAGAAG GCTAAAGATCGAATTCAGTATTATCAACTAGATGAAGTCTTTGTTTTTCCATATGATATGGGAAGTAGATGGAGGAACTTTAAACAGGTATTTACGTGGTCAGGGGTCCCTGAAGGAGATGGACTTGAGTGGCCAGTAAGAGAAGGCTGTCACCCATACAGCTTAACA aTAGAACAGTTGAAACAAAAAGCAGATAAGAGAGTCAGAAGT GTTCGCTATAAAGTAATAGAAGATTATAGTGGTGCCTGCTGCCCTTTGAATAAAGGAATCAAAACCTTCTTCACAAGCCCCTGCACTGAAGAACCTCGAATACGGCTACAAAAAGGGGAATTCATTTTAGCCACAAGAGGTTTACG atacTGGTTATATGGAGACAAAATCCTTGATGATTCCTTTATAGAAG GTGTTTCAAGAATAAGGGGATGGTTCCCTAGAAAATGTGTGGAAAAGTGTCCCTGTGATGCAGAAACAGATCAAGCCCCAGAAGGCGAGAAGAAAAATAGATAG